The genomic window AAAGCGGCATCGTGGGCAGACAGACGACCTTCCATCTCATACACCTGGGACAACTCCACGTTCAGGTCCTTGGCGACCGCCTTGGCCTCATCATGGGTGAGCCAGGCCAGCTTTTTCTTCTGGCCGCGCAGGTTAAAGAACAACTTGCGCTGTGCCTTGGTCGTCGCGATCTTCACGATACGCCAGTTGCGCAGGATGAATTCGTGAATCTCTGCCTTGATCCAGTGCACGGCAAAAGAAACCAGGCGCACACCCTTCTCCGGGTTGAAGCGCTTCACCGCCTTCATCAGACCGACGTTGCCTTCCTGAATCAGGTCACCCTGGTTCAGGCCATAACCGGAGTAGGACTTGGCGATATGAACCACGAAACGCAGGTGCGACATAACCAGCTGGCGCGCCGCATCGAGGTCTTCGCGATAGTAGAGGTCTTCCGCCAGCCGCTTCTCCTCTTCAGCAGAGAGCACATCGAAACTGCTGACCGTCTGGATATAGGCACCCAGGTTGGCGCCCGGAGACAGGGTATGAATTGGCTGTAAGCTGGTTCCCATTCAGGTCTTTCCTCCTACCTGTTTTTTTTGCCGCTTGGCGGCAGCTGCCAGAACCCCAGAACAGCGGGGCCGCAGCGAATTGCGTCCCAGTGTAGCACTAGCAGGGGCGACGAAGGAAGCCCGCCCCGCGGGGCCACAAACCGTTGAATTCCGGGGCCTTGGAGTGGTTATCCACAGGAAAAGTTCCCGTCCGGGACAGCATTTTTGATCGAAAGCTCAATTTAGCTTAATGGGGTTCGATCGCCCGCAGGTGGCGGGCCACGGCCACCCAGGCACCACAGAGCCCCAGCAGGGCAGCGCCAGCGCCGAGCCCCAGCAAATAGGTCAGGCCCGGGCCCTCCAGAGCATAGCCACTGCCATAGGAGGAAGCGAGGCCGGCCACCGGTCCCGACAACAGACCAACGCCCACGGCCACCAGCAGCCATGCCAGCAGGCCGCCAAAGAGACCGTACCAGAGGCCGCTGTAGAGGAAGGGACGGCGGACAAAGGCATCGGTGCCGCCGACCAGCTTCACCACCAGGATCTCATCGCGGCGATTCTCAATGTGCAGGCGAATGGTATTCACCACCACCAGGATCACCCCCAGTGCCAGCAGCAGGCCGAGCCCCAGGGACAGGCGCTGCCCCAGCTCGGTGAGGCGGGCCAGGCGCTGTACCCAGGCCATGTCCAGTACCACCGAGTCGGTGAGGGCGCTCTCCCGCAACCGCGCCGCCAGCTGCTCCAGCTCGGTCTCGGCCACCCTGGCCGGGCGCACCAACAGGACGCCCGGTAGCGGGTTGGCTCCCAACCCGGCGAGCGCATCACCGAGACCGGAACTCTGTTGAAACTCCGCCAGCGCCTGTTCTGGTGAGATATAGCTCACCTCGGCTACCGCGCTATCACTGCGTAACTCTTCGGTGAATCGTTCCACCGCTGTATCGCGGGCACCGCGGTTAAGGAAGACCGACAACTGTGGCTGGCCATCCCAGCCGGCGACCGCCCGTTGAAAGTTGCCCATGCCCAGCTGCAAAGACGCCGGCAGGGCCAGGGCGATGGCGATCACCAGTGCGGTCATGGCACTGGCCATCGGGGTAGCGAAGAAACGCCGCAGGGCCTCCGCAGCCATTTCCCGGTGGTGCCCGAGCCAGCTGTGCCAGCGATCAGACAGGCGCGTGCGCGCGGTCACCGCTCCAGCGGCGCGCTGGGCACGGGCGTCAGCAGCGGGAGCGCGAGCCACGGCGCCCCTGGAGGGATTACGGGTAGGCTGCTTCACGGGCCGGTATTCCGTCGTAAATCAGTTGGCCCGCCTGCAGCGTCAGCACACGTTGGCGCATGCGGGCAATGAGTTCGAGATCGTGACTCGCCACCAGCACGGTGACGCCCACGGCATTAAAGTCGGCAAACAGTCGCATGATCTCGGCCGAGAGTTGCGGGTCCAGGTTGCCCGTGGGTTCGTCTGCGACCAGCACCGCCGGCTTGTTGACCACGGCGCGGGCGATACCGACCCTCTGCTGTTCACCGCCGGACAGCACAATCGGGTTGTGCCGCTCCTTGTGCAGCAGCCCCACCTTGTCCAGTGCTGCCCGCACCCGACGGCCAACCTCTCGCCGGCTGCAGCCGGCAACGGCCAGGGGCAGGGCCACATTCTCGAACACACTGCGGTCGAACAGCAGCTGGTGGTTCTGGAACACGATGCCGAGGTTGCGGCGGTAGTAGGGGATCTGGCCGTTGCGCAGGCGGCCGATGTTCTGGCCCGCCACCAAAATGCTGCCCCGGGTCGGGCGCTCGATGGCAGTAAGGAGTTTCAGCAGGGTGCTCTTGCCGGCCCCGGAGTGGCCGGTCAGAAACACCAGTTCGCCACGGCCGATGTCGAGACTCACGCGCACCAGCGCATCCTGGCCGGATTCGTAGCGCTTGTTGACGTTGTCAAAAGTAATCATGGTCGGCCGCTGTTATTGTTTTCGTCGGCGGACAATCGCCACCGCGCTCAGGCCTGGCCGCCGCGCCCGTTGCGATCGAACAGGGCGGAGACGAACTCCCGCGCACGGAACGGCTGCAGATCTTCGGCCTGCTCGCCCACACCGATAAAGCGTACCGGAATACCAAAGCGCTGCGCCAGCGCGAAGATTATGCCGCCCTTGGCCGTGCCGTCGAGTTTGGTCAGCACCAGGCCGCTGACACCGGCGGCATCGCGGAACTGGGACGCCTGACTGATGGCATTCTGGCCGGTACCGGCATCCAGAACCAGCAGCACCTCGTGGGGGGCACTCTCGTCCAGCTTGGCCATCACGCGGCGCACTTTCGACAGCTCTTCCATCAGGTTCGACTTGGTGTGCAAACGGCCCGCAGTGTCGGCGATCACCACGTCGGTTCCCCGCGCCTGGGCGGACTGCACCGCATCGTAAATCACCGAGGCACTGTCTGCGCCCGTGTGCTGCGCCACCACCGGCACTTTGTGGCGCTCGCCCCACACCTGCAGCTGCTCCACCGCTGCGGCGCGGAATGTATCACCGGCAGCCAACATGACCGACTTGCCCTCGCCGAGGAAGCGGTGGGCCAGTTTACCGATCGTGGTGGTCTTACCCACGCCGTTCACCCCGACAACCAGGATGACATAAGGCTTCCTGGTGGTATCTACCTCCAATGGCGCCTCGACCCCTTTCAGCAGGTCTTCAAGCTCTTCCTGCAGTGCCCGGTAGAGCGCCTCGCCATCGTTCAGCTCGCGGCGGGATACCCGCGCGGTAAGGCGATCGACGATCTCGGTGGTGGCCTCCATACCGACGTCCGCCATCAACAACTGGGTCTCCAGCTCCTCCAGCAATTCGTCATCGATTTCCTTGGCGCCCAGGAACAGGTTGCCCATACCCTCGGCAAACTGGCTGCTGGTGCGGGTCAAACCTCGGCGGATACGGGTGAAAAAGCCCTCTTTCTTTTGCGGCTGGGGCTCCGGCGCAACCTCAGTCGACGCCTGTTCGGGTTCCTCGACCGGTGCCGGCTGCTCTACTTCGGCTTTCTCTTCGGCTTCAGCCCCTTCAGCTCCCTCTGGGGCTTCCTCTACCGACTCCTCGACCTCGGGAGCTGCCGGCTCACCGGTTTCGGCCGCAGCCTCTTCGGAACCGGCCTCTTCGGGCTGGGCTTCCTCGGGTTTGGCCTCGGTGTCTTCGGGCTTGGGCTTCTTTTTGCGCAGGAAGTCAAAGATCATGTCTGTGTCCGGATGTACCGCTGGCGGAAAGGCGCTAATCTTAGCACCGCTCACAAAGCCACACAGCCAGGAATCCGTTTTGTCCCGTAGCCGCGCGCGCAAACCATCCCGCAAATCAGCAACCGCCAGTCTCTCGCAGCTTCGTATCATTGGCGGTGAATGGCGTGGCCGGAAACTGCAGTTCGCGCCTGTGGAAGGGCTGCGCCCTACCGGTGACCGACTGCGGGAGACGCTGTTCAACTGGCTGCAGTTCCGGCTGCCGGGCGCGCGCTGCCTCGACCTTTTTGCCGGTTCGGGGGCGCTCGGACTCGAGGCCCTGTCCCGCGGCGCCGGCAGTGTGGATTTCGTCGAGCTGAACCGCCAGGCAGCCGAGACCCTCAGGGGCCAGTTACGGCTACTGCAATGCGACCGAGGGCAGGTACACAACTGCAGCGCCGCCCAATTCCTGCAGGGCGCCTCCGGCAACTACGATATTGTCTTTGTCGACCCACCCTTTGCCGGCGACTTGTGGACGGAAACCCTGGCGGCACTGGTTCCTCTGCTGGCGCCCGGCGCCCTGGTATACGTGGAGACGCCGCGGGACACGCTGCCGCTCCTGCCGCCGTCATGGCAGCTAGAGAAAGATAAGCGGGCAGGGCAGGTCTGCATGCGCCTGCTCCGCGCCAGCAGTGCCGATCAGGAGGACTGACACTGCCTGCGCTGCAGCGCTTTTTGAGCCCTCACCGCAAATTGTTTACCATGCGCGTCCCGTTTCGCCGGCAACATACAGTTTTGGCTTATGAAGAAAGTCGTTTACCCCGGAACCTTCGACCCCATCACTAACGGTCACATGGACCTGGTGGAGCGAGCCTGCCGGCTGTTCGATCATGTGATCGTGGCAGTCGCCGCCAGCAGCCGCAAGAACCCCCTGTTCACACTGGATGAACGGGTTGAGCTGTCCCAGCAGGTCCTGAGCCACTTGCCCAACGTGGAGGTCATCGGCTTCGACATCCTGCTGGCGGACCTGGTGCGCCAGGTCGACGCTTACGGGGTGCTGCGTGGCCTGCGCGCGGTTTCCGACTTTGAATACGAGTTCCAGCTGGCCAACATGAACCGCCAGCTGGCACCGAACATGGAAAGCCTGTTCCTTACACCGGCCGAACACCTCTCCTATATTTCCTCGTCGCTGGTGCGCGAGATCGCCTCCCTCGGCGGCGACGTCACCAAGTTCGTGCCGCCGGCAGTGCAAGAGGCACTACAGCAGAAATTCCGCTGATTCGCCGAGCCTGGGTCACCCGGCACGCCTGATTTCTCAGTACCTGTTACACTCCGGCAGCTCAGCGAGCTACCGGAGTCACACGTGCGCTATCTGATCCTCACCCTTGCCCTGCTGTCCGCGACCGTCGGCGCGCAGGAAGAAATCCAGCCCGAGGCAGCGACCGGCCGTACCGCCGTGAAAGCCGCGACTGCGGAAGAGTTCATGGCGGTGACCGCCAATCCCCACGCTACTCGCGCGGCGGTGCAAATGCTCGCGCAGGGCGGTACGGCGGTGGATGCAGCCATCGCCGCGCAGTTAATGCTGACGCTGGTGGAACCGCAGTCGTCCGGCATCGGCGGCGGCGCCTTTATGCTGAGCTTTCAGGCAAAAGATAACTCCCTCCACTATTTCGACGGTCGCGAGACCGCGCCGGCGGGAGTGACCGCTGAGCACTTTATCCGCGATGGACAACCACAGGGTTTTCTCGAGGCGGTGATCGGCGGCCACTCGGTGGGTGTGCCCGGCGTTATGCGCATGCTGGAACTCGCCCACCAAAAACAGGGCAAGCTCCCCTGGGCCACGCTGTTCCAGCCAACCATCGAGCTGGCGGATGCAGGCTTTGAAGTTTCACCGCGACTACACCACCTACTGGTGAAAATGCCCCGGGTTGCCGTGCGCCCAGCGATCCGCGACTACTTCTTCGACAAAAATGGCCAGCCGCTACCGGTGGGCCACCTGCTCAAGAACCCGGATTACGCCGACACGCTGCGCATCCTGGCCCAAAAGGGCAGCGATGCGTTCTACCGTGGCGAAATCGCTGAGGCGATTGTCGAGGCCGTGCGCAACGACCCGGAAAACCCCGGCGTGATGACAATGCAGGATCTCGCCGATTATCGGGCCAAAGAACGCGAACCGGTCTGCAGTGATTTCCTGCAGTACCGCGTGTGTGGTGCCGATGCCCCTTCCTCGGGCGGCACCACCGTGGGTGCGACTCTGGGTATGCTGGAACAGTTTCCGCTTCGCGACATGGAAGTGGGCAGCGCACCACTTACACACCTGTTTATCGAAGCCTCGGAACTGGCCTTTGCCGATCGCAACACCTATCTCGCCGACCCCGATTTCGTCCAGGTTCCCAGCCATGCGCTGGTCGCTCCGGAATATCTGGTACGCCGGGCCAAGCTGATTTCGTCCGAGCGCGCCAGCCGGGCAGTGCCCGGAGTGCCGACACCAGCGACGCCACAGCGTTTGCAATCCGCTTCCCCGGAGCTGCCCAATACCAGTCACCTGGTGATCATCGACCGCTACGGCAACGGCGTCAGTATGACCACCAGTATCGAAACCGGCTTCGGTTCGCGGCTGCTGGTCAAGGGCTTCCTACTCAACAACCAGCTCACTGATTTTTCTTTCGTGCCGACGAAAGCCGATGGCGAGCTGGTGGCCAACCGGATCCAGCCGGGCAAACGCCCGCGCTCCTCCATGTCGCCCACCATCGTGCTGAATCGCGATGGGGAAATGCGCCTGCTGGTCGGGTCTCCGGGTGGCTCACGGATCATCAACTACACTGCCCGCACCATTCTCTACCATCTCGCCCTGGATATGCCGATCTCAGACGCTGTGGCGGCCGGCAACATTGGCGCCATCGGCGGCAGAGTCGAATTGGAACCGGAGTTCTTCAGTGCAGACACTGTAAGAAACCTGGAGGAACTCGGACATAAAGTGGTGCAACGCAATCTCAATAGCGGCATTCATGCCATTGCGTTGATCGATGGCCAGCTGCAGGGCGGCGCCGACCCTCGCCGCGAGGGTAATGCTGCCGGCAAGTGAGCCTATCTTTTACGGACGGGAGAGAGTCATGCGCGCCTATACACTTTTGCTGCTGCGGGTCAGTCTGGGCCTATTGCTGGTGATCTGGGGTGTCGACAAGCTGGTCAATGTGAACCATGCCATTGCCGTATCCGAGCGTTTCTACCTTGGAATCATTAGCGCTCCTCTGGCCTGGAACATCTTCGGCGGCCTGCAGATACTGCTGGGAGCAGCCGTGATCTTCGGGCTCTGGCGCAAACTCACCTTCCCGGCACAGACACTCATCAATGGCGCCACCCTGCTGGGCGTCTGGCAGTCTGTGGTCGATCCCTGGGGATGGGTGTTGCAAGGGAGCAACGTGCTCTTTTATCCGTCGTTGATCATTTTTGCAGCCTGTTTAGTCCTGTGGGCATTTCAGGCCGATGACCGGCTATCGCTGGATCGTCGCAGATAAATCAGCTGGCTTTGTCGATGACCAACCCCTGGTTCCTGTTATTGATCGCCGGCCTGCTGGAAGTGGGTTGGGCGGTGGGGCTCAAATACACTGATGGCTTCAGTCGCCCATTGCCCAGCGCGCTGACCATCATCACCATGGTGGCCAGTTTCTACTTCCTCGCCCAGGCACTGAAAGTAATTCCCGTGGGAACGGGCTATGCCGTGTGGACCGGTATCGGCGCTGTGGGTACGGCCATTCTCGGTATCGTACTGTTTGCCGAGTCGACGGCTCTGCCGCGGCTGTTGTGTATCGGCTTGATTGTGGCGGGCATTGTCGGCCTCAAGCTGACCTCCCCCTGACCGCCTCTGCGTGACTGGATGCGAGCGTTAATCTGGCGCGCTGCCACTGGCAGCCGCGTCGTAGATCACCTGCCCCCCGTGGTAACTGCGCAATACATCGAGTTCGCGCAGTGCTTTTGACCCAACCCCATCCGGGCTGTCAGCGACAATGGTGAAGTCCCCGCTCTCGCCCACCTCCAGCGCGCCCTCAATCCGCTCTGATACTTTAGGCCCATGCTGATCGTGCGAAGACTCCACCCGGGGGATGATGACATCCACAACCGCCATCGCCGCCGGCTCACGAAACACCCCGATGACCAGGCCGTTGTCGTCGCGCTCAATCACACCGCTACTCGGCTGCAGCGTGTCGATATTGATCCCGGCGGCGGCTACGGCTTCGGAATTGGTCCAAAGGGTTTGGTGATCAGCTGAGAACATCAAGATAGGAATCAGATCGCTCACCTGGTCCAGCTGGCCTTTATGGGGCGACTGGTCACCAAAGTCGGATTCTCGCCAACCCGCACCCACGACGAGCTGCTGCTCGGGATATGCTTCGATAAATTCAGCAATAGTGCGCTGATAGTCGCCAACACCGGTTACTCCATAAAGATTGACCAATGCCTCGACAGCGTAACGATGCATGCGGGGATCTATCACACCAGGCAACACTAACTTGCCCTCAAGGTTTTCTACTCGGGTGCGGTCCCCGGTCAGCCGCAAATCGCTGTCAGCATCTCCCAGGTAGGTTATGCGCCCGTCACGAACGGCAATGGTTTGCCCCTTGAGTAACTCGCTCTGACCAGAATAAGTGGAGGCATTGGTGAGCACCAGGTCTGCAAACTCTGGCCTGGCATCTTCCGGCGAGTGGGATCCCGCCCGATCAAATCGTTCACCAGGCTCCCCCTGGCGGGCATCCTTTCCGCAGCCAGCTGCGAGTAACAGAATGCACAGAACCCAGGCCCATCGCATGACGCCCATCCCCTTTACCCGCATGGCTACCAGAACCCTCACTATAAATACGTCGAAGTTCGCCGGCACGCACCGGATCGGCTACTCGCGGGCGAACCGTCGACTGAGTATAGGAGGGGTCAGCGCTGGCAACTGCCGCAGAAAAAGGTGCTGCGCTGGCCCAACACCTGATCGCGTACCGGCCGCCCACACTTGCGACAGGGTTGACCGGTGCGGCCGTAGACATTCAAACGCTGGGCAAAGTAACCGGGCTGGCCGTCACCTCCGACAAAGTCTCGCAGGGTGGTGCCGCCCTGCTCGATAGCGCTGGCCAGTACCTGCTTGATGGCATCGGCCAGACGCAGGTAGCGGGCACGGGAGATACCGCCGGCGGGGCGATCGGGGCGGATACCGGCCAGGAACAGTGCCTCACTGGCGTAGATATTGCCCACGCCAACGACGATGCGGCCATCCATGACGAACGTCTTCACCGACTGTCGCCGGCCGCGGGAGGCGGTAAACAGATACTCGCCGTTGAATTCCTCGGACAGGGGTTCCGGCCCGAGATGCGACAGCAGGTCGTGGGCCTCCGGATCACCGGTGGTCCAGAGCAAGGCGCCAAAGCGGCGGGGATCGTGATAGCGCAGGTGCCACCCGCTGTCGAGGATCCAATCGATGTGGTCGTGCTTGCGAACCTCCGCATCGGGCCGCACCAGTCGCAGGCTGCCGGACATGCCCAGATGCCAGATGGCACAGCCGCGGTCGGTGTGTACCAGCAGGTACTTGGCGCGGCGCTCCAGGCGCAGGATCCTGGCCCCGGCAATATGCCGTTCAAAATCCGGATCGACCGGCCAGCGCAGGCTGCGCTGGCGTACCACCGCAGAGCGCACGATATGACCCTCGAGATGCGGGGCCAAGCCACGGCGGGTCGTTTCTACTTCTGGGAGTTCCGGCATCTCTGTTCTCGCTGTATCACTGCGGGCCTTTGCTCGGGACTAGTGGTTTTTCGCGGTTTTATACCCATCGCCCAATCCCAAGGCAAAAAAAAGCCCGGTAAAAACCGGGCTTTTCTGTGCAGGGAGGGCAATTACTTGATCTTGCCTTCCTTGTACATCACATGCTTGCGAACGACGGGATCGTATTTTTTGATCTCCATCTTCTCAGGCATGTTGCGCTTGTTCTTGGTGGTGGTGTAGAAGTGTCCAGTGCCGGCACTGGAATTCAGACGAATTTTATCACGCATTGTTCTGTCTCCGATCTCTCAGCAGCTAGCTGCCAGTTACACTTTTTCGCCGCGGGCGCGCAGCTCGCTCAGTACGGTGTCGATGCCTTTCTTGTCGATCACGCGCATGCCTTTGGCGGAGACGCGCAGCTTCACAAAACGCTTCTCGGACTCAACCCAGAAACGGTGGCTGTGCAGGTTCGGCACGAAGCGACGCTTGGTGCGGTTTTTGGCGTGGGAAACATTGTTACCGGTGACCGGGCGCTTACCGGTTACCTGACATACCTTGGACATCTGTTGGCCTCTTCAAAACTCTCGTGCCCGCATGACAGGGAGTGCGGGGACATCTATTCGGGATTCTAATCCGGTTCCTGGGCGGCGGCGGAAACTGTTCAGAATCTGGCCCGGCCGCAAAGAGCGGCGTTTTATACCAGAACAGACCCCGGGGAGCAAGTTTTGTACAACAAATCATCTTCATCGGGAGACAGACCCCCGTTACGGGGCACTGAACCCGTGTGACCCTCCTACAACAGGCCCTGCTCGGCGAACGACAGTGCCGCTCCTTCGCCGACGATCATATGGTCGAGTACCTTGATATCCACAAGTTCCAGCGCCTGGGACAGGCGCTCAGTTATCCACAGGTCGGCCTGGCTGGGCTCACTGATGCCAGAAGGATGGTTATGGGCGAGGATGACCGCCGCCGCGCCCTGTTGCAGCGCCGCCTGCACCACTTCCCGCGGATAGACGCTGGCGGCATTGAGGGTGCCCTCAAACAGTTCCTCGAAGGCGATCACCCGGTGCTGGCTGTCCAGATAGAGACAGCAGAAGACCTCTCGCCGCCGGTGGCGCAGCTGCGCGGCGAGGAAATCCCGCACCGCCTGGGGGCTACACAGCGCATCGCTGCGCTGCAGAGTCTCGGCCAGATGACGACGTGCCATTTCCAAAACCGCCTGCAACTGCACGAACTTGGCGTCACCGAGCCCCTTGGCACGGCAGAAATCGGACCGACTCGCCTCCAGCAGGGGCCGCAGACCACCGAAATCCGCCAGCAGCTGGCGGGCAAGGTCCACTGCCGACAGGCCTGGTAGCCCTGTGCGCAGAAAAATGGCCAGTAACTCCGCATCGGAGAGGGCGCTTGCGCCCCGCTGCAACAGCTTCTCCCTCGGCCGCTCCGCCGCCGGCCAGTCCGTAATTGCCATGGTCTCCTCCCTGAGCCCCGCTTGCCTGATAAGATATGGCGCATCAATGCTAATCTTACCCGTTCCTCTAACTCCGGAAACAGCGCCCATGTCGTCTCTGGCCAACAAACGCATCCTGCTGGGTATCAGCGGCGGTATTGCCGCCTACAAGAGCGCCGACCTGGTACGCCGCCTGAAAGAGCGCGGTGCCGACGTGCGCGTGGTCATGACTGCCGGCGCCCAGGAGTTCATAAAGCCGCTCACGTTCCAGGCCCTGTCCGGCAATCCGGTGCACAGCGATCTGCTGGATCCGGCCGCGGAGGCCGCAATGGGCCATATCGAACTGGCCAAGTGGGCAGAGCTGATCCTGATCGCACCCGCCAGCGCCCAGGTACTGGCAAAGCTGGCTGCAGGTATGGCCGACGACCTGCTCAGCACCCTGTGCCTGGCCAGTGAAGCAACGCTGGCTGTGGCTCCGGCTATGAATCAGGCCATGTGGCGGCACCCTGCCACGACCGCCAACGTGGAAACGCTGCGGTCCCGCAATGTATCGATCTGGGGGCCTGCTGCCGGCAGCCAGGCCTGCGGGGACGTGGGGCCAGGGCGGATGCTGGAGCCAGAGGCACTGGCGGCAGAGGCAGAGTCTCTATTGCAGCCCTGCAGCGATTTGCACGGCAAGCACTTTGCCATCACCGCCGGCCCTACGCGGGAGTCCCTGGATCCGGTGCGCTATCTCACCAACCACAGCTCGGGCAAAATGGGGTTTGCCCTGGCGGCCGCGGCGCAACGCGCGGGTGCGGAAGTGACATTGATCGCCGGCCCGGTCAGTCTGCCGACACCACCGGGAGTCAAGCGCATCGATGTGGTGGATGCCCGACAGATGCAGGAAGCCGCCGAACGGGCCGCTGACCTGTGCGACGTGTTCATCGCCGCCGCTGCAGTGGCCGACTTCCGCCCCGAGCGGATAGCGCAGGAGAAGATCAAGAAGACCGATGACAGCAATCGCGACACCCTGGCGCTGGTGAAGAATCCGGATATTGTCGCCGCTATCGCTGCACGCTGCGAGAGAAGGCCGTTTACCGTCGGCTTCGCCGCAGAAACGGAAAAGGTCCTCGAGCACGCAAAGGGCAAGCTGGCGCGCAAAAATCTAGACATGATTATTGCCAATGATGTCAGCGAGGCAGATAGCGGCTTCAACAGTGAGCGCAACCGGGTAACCGTGATCGACCAGACTGGCGGCACTGAGCTGCCCTCCTCACTGAAGACAGAGCTGGCAGAACAGCTGATCCAAATGATCGCCACACAGGCTTTCGCACAATAACTACAAGACGTTCTGGATTTAACGTGGCTTCAAAATTCAATAACGCCCTCTCTTTCCATCGGCGACTCGTCCTTCCGGCAGCGCTCTGCGCGACCGTTTGGCTCGGGGGTGCCGCCCTGCTCGACCGCTCGGTGGTCTCACCCTATAACGCGGCTTCCGTAACCGAAGCCGCTGAGTCACTGGCGAAGAGCGAGTCCACCCGCCTGAATAGTGCGCTCGAACAGCAGGCTCAACAGTTACACGCCTTCGTTGCCGGCGGCGCGCGAAAAGCCACGGCCAAAAACGCCTCGCATCAAGAAGCCGGCGGGCGATTGCAGTACTTTTCACAAAGTGATCTCCGTGTCGGTGCAGGCTCCGAACCGGCCCTCAACTTTGCCCTGCTGGATCTGATCAAGCGCACCCTGGAGGCGGGTCCGCAAGCCGTGGAAATTCTGCGTACCGGCAGCGAGGACAGCTGGCAGCTGCACCGGGTGGTTGCCAATGGTGATGGGGCGCTGCTGCAATCGCGGCCATTTACCGAACTTGGACAGACACTGCAGGCTCTCTCTGAGGGCGCCGGAGAATGGGTGCTGCTGCAGCAGTTCCCCGGCGGACCGGCGCAGACTCTGTGGCGCGCGGGGCAGGGCGATGGTTCCCGGGTCAACGCGGCTGTTGCCGGCTCCCACCTGACCCTGGCTTTCCGCCCGGGCACGGAGTTTTCGAAACAACACAGTATCAGCGCCGCCTGGATATACAGCATCGCCATGATCGGCCTGATGCTTTCCCTGGCCGCCCTGTGGCGCTTCCTGCCCCGATATACCCAGGCACCCTGGGAGCAACAGGGCAAGCGCCCGCGGCCAGGCGGAGCGGCTCTGCAATCCCGGCAAAAGAAGAGCGAGGGGACTCCTGTCGCCGAATCCGGGGCACACAGCTCCGGCGCGCCGCTTTCCCCAAGGGACCAGCTGCAGGAGAAGGTGGAGTTTCCGCAGCACGTGTTCCGCGCCTACGACATCCGCGGCATCGCGGGTTCCGAGATCAACGAGCCCTTCGCCTACCAGCTCGGCCGCGCTCTGGGTACCTTGGCCCAGCGCGCCGGCGAAGATCTGCTGATGGTCGGCCGTGATGGCCGCAACAGCAGCGAGTTACTTTCCCGCTGTCTGGTAGAGGGCATCCTGGAAACCGGTTGCAGCTGCGTGGATCTGGGCCTGGTGCCGTCACCGCTGCTCTATTTCGCCTGCGCCCGCGGCACCAATACCAGCAGCGGTGTCGTGGTGACCGCCAGCCACAATCCGGCTGAATACAACGGCTTCAAGATTGTGATGAAAGGCCGGTCGATGGCAGAGGAAAAACTGCAAAAGCTCCGGACACTGATGCAGCAGGGGCCTTTCGACAGTGGCCAGGGCAGTTACCGCGAACAAGACATCCGCGACCACTATATCGACGAGATCTTCAACGACGTGGCGTTGGCCGGGCAGCCCCGCCTGGTCATCGATGCCGGCAACGGCGCCACCTCTAACCTGGCTCCTCAGCTGTTCGAACAACTGGGCTGTCAGGTGACACCGCTATTCTGCGAAGTGGACGGCAACTTCCCCAACCATCCGCCGGACCCG from Microbulbifer aggregans includes these protein-coding regions:
- the ftsX gene encoding permease-like cell division protein FtsX is translated as MKQPTRNPSRGAVARAPAADARAQRAAGAVTARTRLSDRWHSWLGHHREMAAEALRRFFATPMASAMTALVIAIALALPASLQLGMGNFQRAVAGWDGQPQLSVFLNRGARDTAVERFTEELRSDSAVAEVSYISPEQALAEFQQSSGLGDALAGLGANPLPGVLLVRPARVAETELEQLAARLRESALTDSVVLDMAWVQRLARLTELGQRLSLGLGLLLALGVILVVVNTIRLHIENRRDEILVVKLVGGTDAFVRRPFLYSGLWYGLFGGLLAWLLVAVGVGLLSGPVAGLASSYGSGYALEGPGLTYLLGLGAGAALLGLCGAWVAVARHLRAIEPH
- the rsmD gene encoding 16S rRNA (guanine(966)-N(2))-methyltransferase RsmD translates to MSRSRARKPSRKSATASLSQLRIIGGEWRGRKLQFAPVEGLRPTGDRLRETLFNWLQFRLPGARCLDLFAGSGALGLEALSRGAGSVDFVELNRQAAETLRGQLRLLQCDRGQVHNCSAAQFLQGASGNYDIVFVDPPFAGDLWTETLAALVPLLAPGALVYVETPRDTLPLLPPSWQLEKDKRAGQVCMRLLRASSADQED
- the ftsE gene encoding cell division ATP-binding protein FtsE, with translation MITFDNVNKRYESGQDALVRVSLDIGRGELVFLTGHSGAGKSTLLKLLTAIERPTRGSILVAGQNIGRLRNGQIPYYRRNLGIVFQNHQLLFDRSVFENVALPLAVAGCSRREVGRRVRAALDKVGLLHKERHNPIVLSGGEQQRVGIARAVVNKPAVLVADEPTGNLDPQLSAEIMRLFADFNAVGVTVLVASHDLELIARMRQRVLTLQAGQLIYDGIPAREAAYP
- the ftsY gene encoding signal recognition particle-docking protein FtsY, translated to MIFDFLRKKKPKPEDTEAKPEEAQPEEAGSEEAAAETGEPAAPEVEESVEEAPEGAEGAEAEEKAEVEQPAPVEEPEQASTEVAPEPQPQKKEGFFTRIRRGLTRTSSQFAEGMGNLFLGAKEIDDELLEELETQLLMADVGMEATTEIVDRLTARVSRRELNDGEALYRALQEELEDLLKGVEAPLEVDTTRKPYVILVVGVNGVGKTTTIGKLAHRFLGEGKSVMLAAGDTFRAAAVEQLQVWGERHKVPVVAQHTGADSASVIYDAVQSAQARGTDVVIADTAGRLHTKSNLMEELSKVRRVMAKLDESAPHEVLLVLDAGTGQNAISQASQFRDAAGVSGLVLTKLDGTAKGGIIFALAQRFGIPVRFIGVGEQAEDLQPFRAREFVSALFDRNGRGGQA
- the rpoH gene encoding RNA polymerase sigma factor RpoH, coding for MGTSLQPIHTLSPGANLGAYIQTVSSFDVLSAEEEKRLAEDLYYREDLDAARQLVMSHLRFVVHIAKSYSGYGLNQGDLIQEGNVGLMKAVKRFNPEKGVRLVSFAVHWIKAEIHEFILRNWRIVKIATTKAQRKLFFNLRGQKKKLAWLTHDEAKAVAKDLNVELSQVYEMEGRLSAHDAAFDAGVDDDDDTAWQAPAHYLEDRRFDPAAQLEHDNWQETSINSLSLAMEGLDDRSRDIIEARWLSEQKSTLHELAEKYGVSAERIRQLEKNAMKKVRAAMEA
- the coaD gene encoding pantetheine-phosphate adenylyltransferase → MKKVVYPGTFDPITNGHMDLVERACRLFDHVIVAVAASSRKNPLFTLDERVELSQQVLSHLPNVEVIGFDILLADLVRQVDAYGVLRGLRAVSDFEYEFQLANMNRQLAPNMESLFLTPAEHLSYISSSLVREIASLGGDVTKFVPPAVQEALQQKFR